A segment of the Stegostoma tigrinum isolate sSteTig4 chromosome 27, sSteTig4.hap1, whole genome shotgun sequence genome:
ttcactaacgtcctttagggaaggaaactgccatccttatctggtctggcttacatgtgactccagaccctcatcaatgtggttgactcttaactgccctctgggcaattaggaatgggcaataaatgctgccccagccagtgacgccTTAATCCTGTGAATGCATAAAAAACACTTCCCCTGGGTGTTCGCTCCACATATGAAacaccttctgtgtggaaaaatttgcctctcaggtcccttataaatgtttcattttaaaaatacaccgcctagttttgaactcccccatcctagggataTGCCCTTTGCCACTCACCTTACCTctggccttcatgattttataaacttctacaacactacccaacaGTCATCTAAGCTCCAgcggaaaaaagtcccagccaatccagcctcttcttataactcaaacccagccaatccagcctctccttataactcaaacccgccaatctggcaacattctggtaaatcttttctgaacactctccaatttaCCAAtgtccttcccatagcagggtgactagaactgcacacagcgctccaaaagtggcctcaccaatgtcctgtacaccctcAACACAACGTTCCAACTTCTTCACCCAATGGTctaagcaataaaggcaagcatactaacaccttcttaactactaTTTGTAACATGGTGTGATAACAATTCTATTAAACTGAACAGAagacaataaaactaatttatAGATATTAGGGGAAGGGTCAGTGAATGACCGTAAAGATCCATAATGTGGACATGAAATACTTAATAAGCATTTAGGCATCAAATTGGCTGCCAGGTTGAACCGAAGTATTCAATGTACAGAGTCAATGATTGGGGACACATATGATTACTGCAAATCCTCTCTTTAACTTATAGTCATCTCTCTGAAAATCACAACATGAAGTGAATCATGCTTTCCCAAAGGGATCAATTTTAAAGTCAGAGTTAGGTTCCTTTGGACATTCTGCACGACAAAAGAATTAAGATATGATGACAGAAGGATCACAAAGCAATATTGTTGAAAATTAATAAATCATTTCACTCCACAGCACTGTTAGACTGAGGGTTGCATCTGCTGGCTGAGGGTGATCagtgtagattagattccctacactgtggaaacaggccctttggcccaacaagtccacaccgccacttgaagcatcccacccagacccatcctcctataacccacacacccctgaacactacgggcaatttagcttggccaatccacctagcctgcacatctttggactgtgggaggaatccggagcacccggaggaaacccatgcaggcacgggcagaatgtgcaaactccccacagtgagtcacccgaggctggaatcgaacccgggtccctggtgctgtgaggctgcagtgctaaccactgagccaccatgctacccttgTAAGTGACAGCTAAAGCCGATACCCACATTGACTGACAGCTGCCACTAAGAAGAACCCCCGACCACACTATGAAGTCAGCAGGGAACTCAAGACCTGAGTCAACAGCAACAGAAGAACCTAGAGTCAGagatacagcatgaaaacagaccctttagtcaaccagtccatgccaaacataatcccaaactaaactagtcccacctgcctgttcctggcccatttccctccaaacccttcctattcatgtatttctttaagtgtcttttaaacattgcaactgtgcccacatccaccacttcctcaggaaattcattccacatgtgaaccaccctgtgaaaaaaaaattgcctgttgCCATTTTTAAATCCCTCttctcagtttaaaaatatggccccctagtcttgaaatcttccatcctggggaaaagatacctaccattaagtctatctacacccctcatgataaacttctataaggtcacctctcaacctcccatgttccagtgaaaaaagtcccagcatacccagcctttctttatagttCATTCCTTCCATACcagataaatctcttctgaaccctcttcagtttaataatacaCTTCCTATACCTAAgcaaccagaaccgtacacaatagtccagaagaggcctcaccaatattctgtacaacctcaacatgacttcccaactcctgtactcaaaaggacTGAGTAATAAAGACAAGCATTCTAAACACCCTAAATATCCTGTctatatatgatgcaaacttcagaTAATTCGATACCTGAACCcacaggtccctctgttctacaacactatccaagaccctacaattaattgtataaatcctgcctctGTTTGTTGTACCCAAATGCAAAATCTCACTTTATTCTCATCTGCCACTTTACAgcccattgatcaagatccctctgtaatcttagaaaaccttcttcattgtctactatgccactaattttggtgtcgtccacaaacttactaaccatgccttctttattctcatcccaATCATTCATATGAATGACAATCCTAAAGTAAATCAGACAAGGGACATGGAGCTGGGAGAGATCAACACCAGGAGGGACATGGAGACAGAGCACAGCAACACTGTGGAGCAAGGCCTGGTAGGAGGCAATGGTGAGGAGGTGAGGAGCGACACAATGGGGCACAATGAGGCTAGGGTAGCAGGTTGAGAGGCCTTAGAGGAGGGGGAAAATAAGGGCCTGGGAAAAGCAAGGGACTAGGAGAAATGAGGCCCAGAACTAATGCTAAATGAGAGGCTAGACGAAGAGATAAAGTCTGACAGAGGCAAGCTGAGAAGCAATGGCAAAGGCAGGTGGTCTGGAAAGTCACCTGAGCATGTAGGCTTATAGAACAGTAAGTCGGGCAAACAATGTTAAAATGAAGCTGACAATGTTAAACAATTATTCTGACACTGAGTTAACAAtgctaaaatgaaacaaaagcatgtgaatcagtggtgagtggggacTTGCTATATACCAGCTTCAAAACTATTTTGATCCTAAATCATGAAACTCCTTTATTTTGCCAGAGTTGAGTGTGTTATCCTTTTAGGATATCTTGCCTGACACTGTTATCTTAGGAAAGCAAAGATTACAGAAAAAGGGAGGAAAGCTGTTTGATGAGCTAATTTTTCTGGGTGAAATCCGTTTGCAAATAATGTTGACAAAAATAGACTGTCATGTTCAGTACAGAACATCCCTCACCTTAGGATAATTGTTGGATGCTTTCAGAGTAGAAGGCCTCAATCCTTCAAACGCAGGACAAATTGGTTCCTGGACTCTCTGACTGTTTTAATTACACTGGAATGGTTTTAATGCATATTTTAATTGAAGTTACAAATTACTCTGACAGCAATCTCTTTATTGTTATGTCTTTTTTTAAGCAAATCAGCTATGGCCCCAAATGAGTTTCTGTAATTGATAATAAAGCATAAAGGGAAAGTGAAATGATATACTGGGTATCTAATAGCTGGCCACCTGCTGCATTAAAGGTATGTGTGAACAAAGAtgataaggccattcggccctgaGCCCACCccaccattgaataagatcatggctcatggctcatctgattttaactctACATTCCTACATATCCCCAATCATCTTTCATTCTCCTGATCATCAATAATCTTcccaactctgccttaaaaaaaatgtattgcctttagaagaagggaattccaaagacactcaatgcTCTGTGTCAAGCCTAGGCTTAAGTTCTTCAGTCAGTAACATAGGTTAAATTGAATCATCCCTTTCTATACATTCAAATCACGTGTTTGTTGCCCTTAATTATATGATTGGCCTTAAAAATGTACATTGCCTTTATATGCTGCATTCTCTTCTTTCCTCTTTGTGTTACCCTCAGCAGTTATAGCCACTCCTGTTTTGACCTATGGGAAGTATGATTCATGCTGCTAATTTGGTGAGGTGAGagcgacagcccttgatatcaaggctgcattcaatcgagtgtggcatcaaggagccctagtaaaactggaataGAGACTATCAGGGACCAAGCTCTTCGACGGATGGAGGATGatagctgtggttgttggaggttggtcatctcagccccaggacatctctgcaggagttcctcagggtagtgtcctaggcccaacaatcttcagctgcttcatcaatgaccttctctccatcgtaaggtcagaagtggggctgTACACCAatgatggcacaatgttcagcatcattcacaactcttcagatactgaacaGTCCGTGTGcacatgcaacaaaatctggacaatgttcaggcttgggctaacacgtggccagtaacattcatgtcacaaatgtcaggctatgaccatcacaaataagagacaatttaaccactgcccCATGGCATTCAACTCTGCTACCATtgctaaatcccccactatcaacattctgagggttatcattgaccagaaactcaactggatacaccacataaacacagtggatgCAAAagcaggaatcctgcagtgagtaactcacctcctgtctcttcAAAGTCTGttgaccatctacaaggcacaagtcaggaatgcgatGGAATACTACTCagttgcctggatgtgtgcagacccaacaacactcaagaagcttgacaccatccaggacaaagcagctgcttgattggcaccacatccacaagcatccactccctccaccaccgacactcagtagcattAGTACTTGGGTTTctcaagatgcagtgcagaaattcaacaaagattctcagacagtagcttccaaacccacgactgcTTCCATCtaaaaggtcaagggcagcagatataggggaacaccaccccctgcaagttcccctccaaaccactcactatcctgacttgaaatttaTCGCTGTTCCTTCCCTGCTGTTCGGTCAAactcttggaattccctccctaacggcattatggatcaacccacagcaggtggaatgcagtggttcaaggcggcagctcaccaccaccttctcaagggcaacacagaacagacaataaatactggcccagccagtgacacccacattccacaaatacatAGAAAAAATTTAATCAATTGCTGAGGTGATCAGAGCTTCTGACTTCGGCTAATTTAATCATTCACATCACCTGCTGTATGTGTCCAACTACCTCTTCTGCTCATTTTCAGCTTAATTTCTTTCTTGCCATCTTGTCAGCAATCTGCAGTTAACAAAAGAAACTCACTGTTCATTACACTCAGAGTTGCCCATGTGTTTTTATGGCTTTTTGTGCGACAACTTACAGTTAGTTATCAAGCGTCTGAGACTATTGTGCCCTCTATAGAGGAAACAGTATCTGTGTAAAGAGGCTAAGTCACACTCTGCCAATCAGAGTAGTAAGCCTGAAAAGGCAATTATGTTAACTGAGGCATGCAGAATCTGAACCAGAGAGTAAATGAGAATATAGAATTCAAATAAAATTATGTACAgaactccagatgcagtctcacaaATGCCTGAGaaatgaagcataacctccctattctatttttattcactcatggggcatGGATGTCTGTgaatgggccaacatttattgctcatccctagttgcccttgatgtactgagctgccttcttgaatcactgcagtccatatgctgcaggttgacctacaatgctgtttgggagTGAATTtctagattttgacccagcccccagtgacactgaaggaatggctatatatttccaagtcaggatggccagtggcttggaggggaacttgcacattcccatgtatctgctgcacttgtccttcagGATGGAAGAGGTGGCGAGTTTGGAAGATGGtgtttaaggatctttgatgaatttctgcagtgcatcttgtagatggtgagcagtgctgctactgagcatcagtgatggaatGACTGAAAGTTTGTGAATATTGTGTCAATTAAGTAATTGCTTtattctgaatggtgtcaagatttttgagtgttgtttggagctgcaccccatccaggcaagtggggagtattccattacattcctgaattgtgccttatagatggtgggcaggctttgagcaGTATCAGTCATAGATATTAGTCACTGCATGATACTTAACCTCTGACCTGATTTTGCATTGTATTTACATTGTGATACTGTCTGCATGTTTAAATATCCAGATGAATTATATCCAGATATTGGTGCATTttaacatgggctgcttcagcaattgaggagtcatgaatagtgctgaacacgGTAATCATCAGCCATAATCCCCActcctgatcttatgatggagggaaggtcatttatgaagctggagatggttggacctagaacactaccctgaggaactcctgcagagatgtcctggagctaagatgattgCCCTCCCACAATcaaaaccatcttcctatgtgtcggGTATGTCTCCATCCACCATGGAGTTTggcccgatacccattgattccaggttCGCTAccgctccttgatgtcacacttggacaaatgcagccttgatggcAAGAGCTATCATTCTCACCTTACCCTCTGGAatccagctgttttgtccatatttgaacctaggctgtaatgagatcaggagctgaggggccctggcggaacccaaactgggcgtcactgagcaggtgctgcttgatagcgctgttactgacaccttccatcactttaccgatggtcgagaggagactgatggggcaggaaTTGGCCGGGTTGGCTTTCTCCTACAAGACATACCAGAgcaattttccacgttgttgGGTTGTTgttagtgttgtaactgtactggaacagctacACTTGAGTGTGggtagttctggagcacaagtcttcagtactattgttgggAAGTGCCAGTGCCCacagcctttgtagtatccagaaTCTCCAATTCTTTCTTGACATCACGTGGAGggaatcaaactggctgaagactggcaatGCAGAACGTTGCAACACAAAGGTCTTGAGGTTATTTGCACGTAGACGAAATGGGTCATCAGCAAGGTTATTTGAATGTTTacctttatttcaagggggctGGAATAAAAGAGtcaggaagtcttactgcaattgtacaaggtacTGCTGAGACCACTTGCGGAGCacagagcagttttggtccccttacatatggaaagatatcatttcattggaggcagtttagacAAGGTTTATGAGGATGATCTCTGGTGTGAAggaactgtcttatgagcaaaagttGAACAGGTTTGCACTCTACTCACTGGGGTTTAAGAGGACGAGAGGTGAtccattgaaacatacaggatctTAATGGGTTTGACAGTGTAAATGCTAAGAGCAGTCTTGCCTCATGAGGGGCTCTAGGACAAGATGGcaaaatctcagatttaaagggcaccaatttaagactgagtgaggaggaatttttttctctgagggttgagtgtctttggaactccttgcaaGAGAGAGCTGGTGGCAGAATCCttatgtacatttaaggctgagatagatagattctgatgagtaggggaatcaagagtgaCAAAGGAAGGGCagaaaagtgaatgtgaggaatgtctgatcagccataatcccaCTGAaagacagagcaggctcaacaggccaaagggtctatttcttgttctcatttcttgtggAATATATGCTCTAGGTTGGAGAAGattttgaggtgggagggggaggatcctaTTGTCTTGGTCCATGTAGACACCAATGACATAGACTGAATTAAGAAAGTAATCCTGTAGCATGATGAGCTAGGCACAAAACTAAGAAGCAGAACCttaaatctctggattattacatGATCTACGTGCAAGATGGTGTAGGATAAGCTTCAACAAATTAACAGACATTCACCGCTGAATAACAAGGGTCTCTGATAAGCCTAAATAAAAACttaaagaactgtagatgctgtaaatcaaaagcacaaatagaaattgctggtaaaactcagcaggtccagcagcatccgtgaaaagatatcagagttaatgtttttggtccggtgttctgaggaagggtcacaggacccgaaacatcgattctgaggaagggtcactttgACTTGAAACCCCACAGCAGTCAGTATTTGGGTTTCTGTGATAAGCCTGTTGTTTTGGTCAACATACCTGCTCACTAAACCTTGCTTTCTAATTCCAACCAGTGAGCTTATAAACTTTGTGACGTCACTTTCTTTCCTCAATTAGAGCCGACCGCGGGACGCTCTTCCTGGTCCGCCTCACGGCGAAGCCGACTGCGGGATGCTCTTCCCAGTCTGCCTCACGGCGAAGCCGACTGTGGGATGCTCTTTCCGGTCTGCCTCACGGTGAAGCCGACTGCGGGACGCTCTTCCCGGTCTGCCTCACGGCGAAGCCGACTGCGGGACGCTCTTCCGATTTCGTTCACAGAGATGGTCACCTCAGTCAAGGATCTCCCAACCTAACCATGATTTAAGAATTAGCACCCGAGTAATTTGAAAAACTTTACTGCACTTGTATATAAGGGACCATGAGACAAAACGAGAAGAAAACGCGTGCCGTTATTTGATTTTAAATCCTTAccaatatattgtcattccttcgtAAAACAGAATACATGAAGGCTGGACATGAGCAGTAAAGGCAGAAGCTTAGGCAATGATATACCTGACCAGAGCTTCCTTCAACCTACAGATCAAAACAGAATTCATTCACTtagtttcaaataaaataaactaGATGGCAGCCCATCAGAAAATGCAAAGTCAGAGTCCCAGACAGGAACTGTTTTGAGGAGGAATGGGGATAATATTGATCTTAGCAAGGACAGGATTGCGCAATTTATTAATATAACCTTGGGTCTGATCTAAATCTTAACTGGCTGTGCACACAGAACGCTCTCCAGCTATGTAATTAACACAAACAACATCCCAGTCAAACAACCTTTACCTGGTTGTTAATTGTTGCAATGATTTCTCATGACTAACAACCTCAAAGTAACACCAACAATTTGAAACCCAAGCTaataaatgacacaaaaataggatTGCAGAATTTAAAGTAGGGTGTTGGTAGCCAGTGCATAAAGAAAAGAGTTTCAGCATTAAGCCACGTACTGACTATCAAGACATACAAATAGACATAGACCCAGTGTAGAGACATACAGACTGCACATTCACAGAGTCAAGGACCCAATGTGAGAACATACAAACTGTACCCTCAACTGACGctacaaagaaaggaagaaaacaatGAACATCCAGTAATTCATTGACTCTTCAGCTTTGTATACCTTACTGTGTTTCACAATGTTCGAGAAATTCAATAACTGAAGAATTTTGGGTATTAATGGAGGAAACTGACTAAATATGCCTATAAGGCTACTTCTATTTGTAATAAACTGATACTTCCATGCTCGCAAAATTTTCCTTCCACAAAGAGAAACCATTTTATATTATTTCCAGTCAGGGAGATTTACACAATTCCCACAGTTAACCTTGCCTGAATGCTGCCATCATCAGGTCAATTCAAACCGTTATGTTGCAGCACAGACATGTTGTTCAGTGGGTAACTCTaacagggttagatacaaagtaaaccCTCTCTACACtgcccctatcaaacactcctagTACAGTGACAGCATGGGGTCAGATAGTGAGTAAAGTTTTCTgtacactgtccctatcaaacacttTTGGGACAAGGACGGTACGGGATTACATATAGATTAAAGCTCATTTTACACCATCCTCAAACATACCCAagacaggtacagcatggggCATGACACAGAATACAACTCCCACTGACTGTCCCTCTCAAACAATTACAGGGTGGTACAGCTTTATGTCTctatctttttttctccccctcccacacagaAGATGTTTTGATTAAGTATTTCATTTTGTGTTGTATGTAGGTGAGCAGATGATGTTTCTGCATATCCACAGAGTAAGCTTATAGATTGGCTAACAAAGTGATGACAGAGAATGGAAATACACATGCAtgttcaggatggcaaccagtaACCAATAGAATGGCACAGTCTGTGGCCAGAATtaattaatgacctggatgatggaagtgaatgtacattcgccaaatttgctgataacacaaaaaaCGTGGGTTGGCAAATGCTGAGGATGATTCAAAGAGTCTGCAGCGGAACGAGACAGGTTAAaggagtgggcaaaaacttggtagGTGATATATGATGTAGGCAAATGTGCTTTCACAgcaagaatagaggagctgaatattatttaagtggagaaagattGTAGAAAGTTGAAGCGCAGAAGAATTAGGAAATTTTATGTATGAATAACagaaagctagcatccaagttcagtgttgatggggaaggcaagtggaatgttggcctttatttcagaggGAAGGTAAGTGGGGGGGAAAGGGAGGAGCTTGCTAAAGCTATACATGGCATTACTCTAACCACAGGTGGAATATTGTGAAGAGTCTCCGTCCCCTCATCTAAACAAAGATAtcgtggcattggaggcagtccgaAGAAGATTCAGTaggctgatcccaggtatggagggattttcctgggtggagaagttgagcagattgggcctatattcattggaagaatttagggggaggcaatgacctagtggcattattgctacactattaatccaaaaactcagctaatggtctggggaccagatggtggaatttcaattaaataaatctggaattaataatctgcTGATGCCCACGAAAacattgtcaactgtcagaaaaaaaccatttggttcattaatatccttcagggatgGAAGTCTGTCATCCTCAACTGGCTGGCCTACAtttaactccagacccacagcaatgtggttgtttctttatgccttctgaaatggccgaagcaagccattcagttgtatcaaccaTTACTCAGTCTCAACGATGAAACGAAACCATTTGGACCACCTAGCAGTGAGCTACGTATTAGTAACAAACCTATTGACCCTGCAAATTTGTCCTTGGTGTCTTCTGGGTGCTAGTGTCAATATTgcgagagctgtctcacagactacttaagcaacagcctgacaaaaTCATACTCTCAGAATCATTTTTGAATCTTTataaagcttacctcgagtgtcggtgccttccatttctggttgcagcagcagcgcgagcgggagcttggagcaggagcctgtcgggaagccggtgagtcactgtttttgaatctttaaaaaggttaccttgtgaataggcggaggtacgctgagcaggagccgacacgtgACTGGTGGGTGAGTgcggtaatatatttgtgtggttgcgttacctgaaacactacccgggtagtatCTCCcaaccatcctcctcctctaaccaaaaaaaaggttctgtgtgcctgactggtaaggtaacaagttaattttttattcttcattttttaagtcttgggaatttagaataatgggaacggaggtcagggcagttgaatgttcctcctgcagaatgtgggaggtaagggtcatgaccagtgtccctgctgactacatctgcgggaagtgcacccaactccagctccttgaaaaccgcgttatggaactggagctggagctggatgaactttggatcattcgggaggcagagggggttattgagaggagttacagggaggtagtcactcctcaagtacaggaaaaaggcagatgggttacagtcaggggacggaaaggaaccagcaggcagtgcagggttcCCCTGTGGTcatttcccccaacaatcagtatactgttttggatactgttgagggggacgacttaccaggggaaagcagtggggcacaggtctctggcacagagtctgtccctgctgctcagaacgGAAGggagaagaggagcagagcattagtcattggggacgccatagttagggggacagataggaggttctgtggggacgagagataCTCACGGTTGGTgtattgcctcccaggtgccagggtgcgtgacgtctctgatcgtgttttcgggatccttaagggggagggggagcagccccaagttgtggtccacattggcaccaacgacatagggaggaagggagatggggatttaaggcaaaaattcagggagctaggatggaagctaagagctaggacaaacagagctgttgtctctggtttgttgcccgtgccacgtgctagtaaggcgaggaatagggagagagaggagttgaacacgtggctacagggatggtgcaggagggagggttttggattcttggataattggggatcTTTCTGGGGCAGTTGGGACCTCTataagcaagatggtcttcacctgaaccagaggggtaccaatatcctgggggggaaatttgctaaggctattcgagtgggtttaaactaattcagcagggggatgggcaccaaaattgtagttcgactatcgaaaaggttgagagtagggtggtccaaaataaagtttcagggaagcaaggtGGCACCGACatgcaagaagttggtttgaagtgtgtttacttcaatgccaggagcgtccggaataaggtgggtgaacttgcagcatgggttagtacctggaacttcgatgttgtggccatttcggagacatgggtagagcagggacaggaatgattgttgcaggttccgggattgagatgtttcagtaagaacagagaagatggtaaaaggggcggaggtgtggcattgttggtcaaggacagtattacagttgcagaaaggatgtttggggactcgtcaactgaggtagtatgggctaaggttagaaacagcaaaggagaggtcaccctgctgggagttttctataggcctccgaatagttccagagatgtagaggaaaggatagcaaagacgattctcgataggagtgagagagacagggtagttgtcatgggggacttcaactttccaaatattgactgggaacactatagctcgagtactatagatgggccagttttgtccagtgtgtgcaggagggcttcctgacacagtatgtagataggccaacaaggggccaagccacattggatttggtactgggtaatgagcctggccaggtgttagaattggaagtaggtgagcactttggtaatagagatcacaattctgttatgtttactttagtgatggaaagggataggtgtataccactgggcaag
Coding sequences within it:
- the zswim7 gene encoding zinc finger SWIM domain-containing protein 7 isoform X5 gives rise to the protein MSMLGTLPVVAEELLKKVRQVYQEQSQLTDELLLALKFVFGPAALHALELVDRRSVTLVQSPSGRSLYQAPAPSSRSRCCCNQKWKAPTLEVEGSSGQVYHCLSFCLYCSCPAFMYSVLRRNDNILIADKMARKKLS